One Pyrofollis japonicus DNA window includes the following coding sequences:
- a CDS encoding branched-chain amino acid ABC transporter permease: MVGLADIAAATVDGILTGSIYAMVGVGLALIWGVMEIINFAHGDYMMLGALTAYYLFTLMGLDPLIGAVIAFGVVFVLGVATQRGVINRILDAPLLTQIAATFAVLLIIRYGVQAAIGPYTRRITTWYANVFYHVGPITLPLAKLIAFAASLITALGLYIFLFKTDTGIALRATSQNRQVAQLMGINVKKMYDIAFGLGVGIAGAAGAILALFYPIFPEMGAFFALIAFIVVVLGGFGSVFGAYLGGIIIGLIESLSALYITPALKDVVAFIIFLIILLFKPTGLFGKGE, translated from the coding sequence TTGGTCGGCTTAGCCGATATAGCTGCGGCAACAGTTGACGGCATACTGACTGGCAGTATCTACGCGATGGTAGGTGTAGGCCTTGCGCTCATCTGGGGAGTAATGGAGATAATAAACTTCGCTCACGGCGACTACATGATGCTGGGTGCCCTCACGGCATACTACTTGTTCACGCTAATGGGCTTAGACCCTCTTATCGGGGCCGTCATCGCGTTTGGCGTCGTGTTTGTCTTGGGTGTCGCTACGCAGCGTGGAGTAATAAACAGGATCCTGGACGCGCCGCTATTGACGCAAATCGCGGCAACATTCGCAGTCCTCCTCATAATACGGTACGGTGTACAGGCGGCAATAGGTCCCTACACTAGGCGCATAACGACGTGGTATGCCAACGTGTTCTACCATGTTGGGCCCATCACTCTCCCGCTCGCGAAGCTCATAGCTTTCGCGGCATCACTTATAACAGCCCTAGGCCTCTACATCTTCTTATTCAAGACTGATACAGGTATAGCTCTTAGAGCAACGTCCCAGAATCGCCAAGTAGCGCAGCTAATGGGGATTAACGTCAAGAAGATGTACGATATAGCATTTGGCCTCGGCGTGGGAATAGCTGGCGCAGCTGGCGCCATACTTGCGTTATTTTATCCCATATTCCCGGAGATGGGTGCCTTCTTCGCCCTCATAGCGTTCATAGTCGTTGTCCTCGGCGGGTTCGGCAGCGTCTTTGGAGCATATCTCGGCGGCATAATAATAGGGCTTATTGAGAGCCTTAGTGCCCTCTACATAACCCCTGCGCTAAAGGACGTAGTAGCGTTCATCATATTCCTCATCATATTGCTCTTCAAGCCAACAGGCCTCTTCGGCAAAGGTGAGTAA
- a CDS encoding ABC transporter substrate-binding protein, whose product MAKQSTIVWITVAIVIIAVIGVAAYLYASKGGGGGAKEHVIKVGVILPLSGRLAETGADLKHGIEFAVDQINSQGGVKNCGGAKIVVVWGDSAGKPETGAAEAERLITQEHVVALVGAYQSAVTKTASEVAERYHVPFVNPDSTSPLLTKRGYKWFFRVTPHDEMFAQQQAEFAKWLNEKYNLGLKTFAIIHEDSEWGTAVAEAWKKYFTEAGFKLVKEVSYHAATVTSLDTEVEALKSANPDILLVASYVQDALLLVRTMKAHNFAPKVVLAQDAGFISPGYVKNVGKDGWYIFSREVFNWDLIEKIPRLKQINEEYKKKYGVDLNGNSARDYTGMIVLYYALEDACKKAKPWDDLEKFRSVLRDSLANLYIPGDKLIMPWKGVKFDENGQNILGQGIIVQMMTDGKYYTVYPPDFATKEPVVPFPPWNQR is encoded by the coding sequence TTGGCCAAGCAATCCACTATTGTATGGATAACCGTCGCCATAGTAATTATCGCTGTAATAGGTGTTGCAGCCTATCTCTACGCCTCCAAGGGCGGGGGAGGCGGCGCCAAGGAGCACGTGATAAAGGTTGGCGTCATCCTCCCCCTGAGCGGCCGCTTGGCCGAGACAGGTGCCGACTTGAAGCACGGAATCGAGTTCGCGGTTGACCAGATCAATTCCCAGGGCGGCGTGAAGAACTGTGGAGGAGCGAAAATAGTAGTAGTCTGGGGAGATAGCGCTGGCAAGCCCGAGACCGGCGCAGCCGAGGCAGAGAGGCTCATAACGCAGGAGCACGTCGTCGCCCTTGTAGGGGCTTACCAGAGCGCAGTAACCAAGACGGCTAGCGAGGTAGCAGAGAGGTACCATGTACCCTTCGTAAACCCTGACTCAACATCGCCGCTGCTAACGAAGCGTGGCTACAAGTGGTTCTTCAGAGTAACGCCCCACGACGAGATGTTCGCGCAGCAGCAAGCAGAGTTCGCCAAGTGGCTCAACGAGAAGTACAACCTAGGGCTCAAGACCTTCGCCATAATACACGAGGACAGCGAGTGGGGCACAGCCGTAGCCGAGGCCTGGAAGAAGTACTTCACTGAGGCAGGGTTCAAGCTCGTGAAGGAGGTCAGCTACCACGCCGCAACCGTCACCAGCCTTGACACCGAGGTTGAGGCGCTCAAGTCCGCCAACCCCGACATATTGCTAGTGGCCTCCTATGTCCAGGACGCACTGCTCCTGGTCAGAACAATGAAGGCCCACAACTTCGCGCCAAAGGTTGTACTGGCACAGGACGCTGGCTTCATCTCGCCCGGCTACGTCAAGAACGTCGGCAAGGACGGCTGGTACATCTTCTCGAGAGAGGTCTTCAACTGGGACTTGATAGAGAAGATTCCGAGGCTTAAACAGATAAACGAGGAGTATAAGAAGAAGTATGGTGTCGATCTTAACGGTAACTCTGCGAGAGACTATACCGGCATGATCGTGCTCTACTACGCGCTCGAAGACGCGTGCAAGAAGGCTAAGCCGTGGGACGACTTGGAGAAGTTCCGCTCAGTGCTCCGAGACTCGCTGGCAAACCTCTACATTCCTGGAGACAAGCTCATAATGCCTTGGAAGGGCGTAAAGTTTGACGAGAATGGCCAGAACATACTAGGCCAAGGAATAATAGTCCAAATGATGACTGACGGTAAGTACTACACGGTCTACCCACCGGACTTTGCCACAAAGGAGCCAGTTGTGCCATTCCCGCCATGGAACCAGCGATAA
- a CDS encoding maleate cis-trans isomerase family protein, whose amino-acid sequence MYGWRARIGLIVPSSNTTMEPEMWRLVPSGVSIHTARVKLEKVTVEELLAMEKEASYAARLLATADVDLIVYGCTTGSLVGGPGYDEKITKSLEEASGKPAIATATAVVEALRFLDAKRVALATPYIDEVNEKEVRFLEHHGFEVVDLKAFRIEKNTDIGKTPPEKVYRLARSLDTSRADAVFISCTNLRTIEVIDPLETDLGLPVISSNTATAWLALRRLGIKEAGFPAGRLLKSL is encoded by the coding sequence ATGTATGGCTGGCGGGCAAGGATAGGCCTCATTGTCCCGTCTTCAAATACCACTATGGAGCCGGAGATGTGGCGGCTTGTGCCCAGCGGTGTAAGCATACACACTGCGAGGGTTAAGCTCGAGAAAGTAACCGTTGAAGAACTCCTGGCTATGGAGAAGGAGGCATCCTATGCTGCTAGGCTCCTCGCGACAGCTGACGTAGACCTAATAGTCTATGGATGCACTACAGGGAGCCTTGTGGGAGGACCCGGCTACGACGAGAAGATAACGAAGAGCCTCGAAGAAGCCTCCGGCAAGCCAGCAATTGCTACCGCTACAGCCGTTGTAGAGGCGTTGAGGTTCCTGGATGCAAAACGTGTAGCACTGGCAACCCCCTACATAGACGAGGTCAATGAGAAGGAGGTGCGCTTTCTCGAACACCACGGCTTCGAAGTAGTAGACCTAAAGGCGTTCAGAATAGAGAAGAATACCGATATCGGGAAAACTCCGCCGGAGAAGGTCTACCGGCTCGCCCGCAGCCTTGACACGAGTAGAGCAGACGCAGTTTTCATAAGCTGTACAAACCTGCGCACCATAGAGGTCATAGACCCCTTGGAGACAGACCTAGGCCTACCAGTAATATCAAGCAACACTGCTACAGCCTGGCTAGCCCTCCGGCGACTCGGCATAAAGGAGGCCGGGTTCCCTGCCGGGAGACTACTCAAGAGCCTATAG
- a CDS encoding Clp1/GlmU family protein, whose product MECLDAPRGLGVWVSGPAKIVVEKGVFLASGLRIEAGREIIIRANRGASFYSLEEARICVGMGASGSYRVLREGFELVEQWSSIVEDIGSRGFRRIVVVGGVEAGKSTLTTWIHNVLGLPVVEADIGQNELGTPAMVSYASSSEPVIALQDLAPSGGFFVGHVSAEKVMDLVVSASSRAVSRLSKGFVVDTDGFVDGRGAVYKRGLIEALGPDAVVVLGSKPLAKALRGAGAEIIEAPAVPGSLVRLRSRGERRAYRQRAFASLFAGAKPMVLRGVDVVPLCPFTVAEDQVVYTCSSRVYVESRKRPEPPAKWLRPHWARGLVAGLRLRKGTDVLALVEELDVAAQKVVVKPASLQSVSAEDVEQVMLGWIILGENYEEEHLEPLPYPAALESRQARRPRRKTSQ is encoded by the coding sequence ATGGAGTGTCTTGACGCGCCTCGCGGCCTCGGTGTATGGGTTTCGGGTCCGGCAAAGATAGTTGTCGAGAAGGGCGTGTTTCTCGCCTCTGGGCTCCGCATTGAGGCGGGCCGAGAGATAATTATTAGGGCTAATCGCGGGGCATCGTTCTACTCCCTAGAAGAGGCGAGGATCTGTGTCGGTATGGGTGCTTCTGGCTCTTACCGTGTGCTGAGAGAGGGCTTCGAGCTAGTGGAGCAGTGGAGTAGTATAGTGGAGGATATTGGTTCAAGGGGCTTTCGTAGAATAGTTGTTGTGGGCGGCGTTGAGGCCGGCAAATCTACGCTCACTACCTGGATTCACAACGTCCTCGGACTCCCCGTCGTGGAGGCTGATATTGGGCAAAACGAGCTTGGTACACCGGCTATGGTCTCCTATGCTTCTAGCAGCGAGCCTGTCATAGCATTGCAAGACCTTGCTCCAAGCGGGGGCTTCTTTGTCGGCCACGTCTCGGCGGAAAAGGTTATGGATCTTGTAGTCTCCGCCTCGTCCCGGGCAGTTTCCCGTCTCAGCAAGGGCTTCGTAGTGGACACTGATGGGTTCGTTGACGGGCGCGGAGCAGTGTATAAGCGTGGCTTAATCGAGGCACTGGGCCCCGACGCCGTAGTCGTGCTCGGCTCCAAGCCCTTGGCAAAAGCGTTGAGAGGAGCGGGTGCAGAGATCATTGAGGCACCCGCGGTTCCTGGTAGCCTTGTCCGTCTCCGTTCACGTGGGGAGAGGCGGGCTTACCGCCAGAGAGCATTTGCATCCCTCTTCGCGGGGGCCAAGCCCATGGTGCTCCGTGGCGTAGACGTGGTGCCACTTTGCCCCTTTACTGTGGCCGAGGACCAAGTCGTCTACACTTGCAGCTCAAGGGTCTACGTCGAGTCTAGGAAGAGGCCGGAGCCTCCTGCCAAGTGGCTGAGGCCGCACTGGGCAAGGGGGCTGGTAGCCGGGCTGAGGCTGAGGAAAGGCACTGACGTATTAGCGCTCGTGGAGGAACTCGATGTTGCGGCCCAGAAGGTGGTCGTAAAACCTGCATCGTTACAGAGTGTTAGCGCGGAGGATGTTGAACAAGTTATGCTTGGGTGGATAATCCTAGGCGAGAACTATGAAGAGGAGCACCTGGAGCCCCTGCCCTACCCTGCGGCACTGGAGTCGAGGCAGGCTAGGAGACCTAGGAGAAAAACATCACAGTGA